Proteins encoded by one window of Pseudonocardia alni:
- a CDS encoding ATP-dependent helicase — protein MMVGVTALEGFSPATRQWFEGAFAAPTAAQEGAWSAAQAGRNALVVAPTGSGKTLAAFLWALDRLAATPPPAEPKHRCRVLYVSPLKALAVDVQRNLRSPLTGIRQAAQRLDEPVPDITVGMRTGDTPADERRQFQRTPPDVLVTTPESLFLLLTSAARESLRGVTTVILDEVHAVAGTKRGAHLAVSLERLEEITEATPQRIGLSATVRPVDEVSTFLSGTRPVEVVQPAIPKTIRVEVQVPVPDLAALDERPAPGSTDEEVVGSAAGTARKPSIWPAVEERLLGLVREHRSTIVFSNSRRLAERLTSRLNELAAEQEAAALEEAADLDADAPGAFPAEAVGQSGVGGGAAPTVAKAHHGSMSRDQRTLVEEELKSGVLPCVVATSSLELGIDMGAVDLVVQVEAPPSVASGLQRVGRAGHQVGAVSEGVVFPKYRGDLVSCAVVAERMTTGSIESTRYPRNPLDVLAQQIVAMVAMESWQLSDLAATIRRAAPFAALPDSALHSVLDMLAGRYPSEEFGELRARITWDRVTDELRGRPGAQRLAVTSGGTIPDRGLFTVMTPGGADGAGSRVGELDEEMVYESRVGDTFLLGTSSWRVEDITHDRVIVTPAPGVPARMPFWKGESIGRPLELGRAVGAFVREMSGLADADARERAAAAGLDEWACDNLLSYLREQREATRHVPSDRTILVERFRDELGDWRLVVHSPFGAQVNGPWALAIAARMRERRGVEVSASGADDGIVLRLPDAVDDNGTEVVPSAEDVLLEPGEIEQIVVAELGNSALYASRFRECAARALLLPRRDPGRRSPLWQQRQKSAQLLSVAGKFEQFPITLEAMRECVQDVYDLPGLRELMGDVAARKVKVAEVESSQPSPFARSLLFGYVGMFLYEADAPLAERRAAALSLDSTLLAELLGSEAIRELLDPEMLAEIEGQLQRTDPDRHARDMEGTADLLRFVGDLSEADGRARGVDPAWLAQLERDRRALRVRIAGEERFVAIEDAGRIRDALGTALPVGVPEAFTEPVPDPLGDLVLRWARTHGPFTAAELARRFGLGVAVVAGVLERLTGTGRLMKGELRPQASVPAGSGGELEYCDAEVLRRLRRASLAKLRHEVEPVEQRALGRFLPQWQGVQVRSGSERRGRVRRAPGAEDVLGVVEQLAGAPLPASAVESLVLPARLPGYTPALLDELTASGEVTWVGCGALSGQDGWLALAPADVADLLLPAPDLDTAGTPLHTAVLAALGLTDPAALTDPEAAPDSGGGALFFRELATRAGVLLTEQDEPAPSDDDVVAAVWDLVWAGALTNDTLGPLRARLSGGGGRRGASGRQGGAHRTARRPARGRYAQLRAGRPSMPSRTGPPSVGGRWSVAVPREPDPTRRAHATAEAFLERHGVLTRGALGTERVTGGFAAVYKVLRAMEESGRCRRGYIVEGLGAAQFAVPGAIDRVRALAGTDGGPSPAPPTGPRRLGAGPGAVVADPTDRAGSADPAGSVDPTGDGEPLPDDLSGDAAGLPGSDLSGDVAGPQPGDDPYAEVPDDLRGGLGGLGGAGRHGEFDGAGRRPQAPREAWRELSRVVLAATDPAQPYGAALPWPDTTGETRHRPGRKAGALVTLVDGAPALYVERGGKSLLSFTEDRDELRAGAESLAGAVHEGWLGSLAVERADGQDSLVSALSEVLTEAGFRVTPKGLRLRA, from the coding sequence ATGATGGTCGGCGTGACCGCACTCGAGGGCTTCTCCCCCGCCACCCGCCAGTGGTTCGAGGGGGCCTTCGCCGCGCCCACGGCGGCCCAGGAGGGCGCCTGGTCCGCGGCGCAGGCCGGGCGCAACGCGCTCGTCGTCGCGCCGACCGGGTCCGGCAAGACCCTCGCCGCGTTCCTCTGGGCGCTGGACCGGCTCGCCGCCACCCCGCCGCCCGCCGAGCCGAAGCACCGCTGCCGGGTCCTCTACGTCTCGCCGCTCAAGGCCCTCGCCGTCGACGTGCAGCGCAACCTGCGCTCGCCGCTGACCGGCATCCGCCAGGCCGCACAGCGGCTCGACGAGCCGGTCCCCGACATCACCGTCGGGATGCGCACCGGCGACACCCCGGCCGACGAGCGACGCCAGTTCCAGCGCACCCCGCCGGACGTGCTGGTCACCACCCCGGAGTCGCTGTTCCTGCTGCTCACCTCGGCCGCGCGGGAGTCCCTGCGCGGGGTGACGACGGTGATCCTCGACGAGGTGCACGCCGTCGCCGGGACGAAGCGGGGGGCGCACCTGGCGGTGTCGCTGGAACGCCTCGAGGAGATCACCGAGGCCACCCCGCAGCGGATCGGGCTCTCGGCGACCGTGCGCCCGGTGGACGAGGTCTCGACGTTCCTGTCCGGCACCCGCCCGGTCGAGGTCGTGCAGCCCGCGATCCCCAAGACGATCCGGGTCGAGGTGCAGGTCCCGGTGCCCGACCTGGCCGCGCTCGACGAGCGGCCCGCCCCGGGCAGCACCGACGAGGAGGTCGTCGGGTCCGCCGCGGGCACGGCGCGCAAGCCCTCGATCTGGCCCGCGGTGGAGGAGCGGCTGCTCGGCCTGGTGCGCGAGCACCGTTCGACCATCGTGTTCTCCAACTCCCGCCGGCTCGCCGAGCGGCTCACCTCCCGGCTGAACGAACTCGCCGCCGAGCAGGAGGCCGCAGCCCTGGAGGAGGCCGCCGACCTCGACGCCGACGCCCCGGGTGCGTTCCCGGCCGAGGCGGTCGGGCAGTCCGGGGTGGGCGGCGGGGCCGCGCCGACGGTGGCCAAGGCCCACCACGGCTCGATGTCGCGCGACCAGCGGACCCTGGTCGAGGAGGAGCTGAAGTCCGGCGTGCTGCCGTGCGTCGTCGCGACGTCCAGTTTGGAGCTGGGCATCGACATGGGGGCCGTCGACCTGGTCGTGCAGGTCGAGGCGCCGCCGTCGGTCGCGTCCGGGCTGCAACGGGTCGGGCGCGCCGGGCACCAGGTGGGCGCGGTGTCCGAGGGCGTCGTGTTCCCGAAGTACCGCGGCGATCTCGTGTCCTGCGCCGTCGTCGCCGAACGGATGACGACCGGGTCGATCGAGTCCACGCGCTACCCCCGCAACCCGCTCGACGTGCTGGCCCAGCAGATCGTCGCGATGGTCGCGATGGAGTCGTGGCAGCTGTCCGACCTCGCCGCGACGATCCGCCGGGCGGCCCCGTTCGCGGCGCTGCCGGACTCCGCGCTGCACTCGGTGCTGGACATGCTGGCCGGGCGCTACCCGTCCGAGGAGTTCGGCGAGCTGCGCGCCCGCATCACCTGGGACCGGGTCACCGACGAGCTGCGCGGCCGCCCGGGCGCGCAGCGCCTGGCCGTCACCTCCGGCGGCACCATCCCCGACCGCGGCCTGTTCACCGTGATGACGCCGGGCGGCGCGGACGGCGCCGGGTCGCGGGTCGGCGAGCTCGACGAGGAGATGGTCTACGAGTCCCGCGTCGGGGACACGTTCCTGCTGGGGACCTCGTCGTGGCGGGTCGAGGACATCACCCACGACCGCGTGATCGTCACCCCGGCGCCGGGGGTGCCCGCCCGGATGCCGTTCTGGAAGGGCGAGTCGATCGGGCGGCCGCTGGAGCTGGGCCGGGCCGTCGGCGCGTTCGTGCGCGAGATGTCCGGGCTGGCCGACGCCGACGCCCGGGAGCGCGCCGCCGCGGCCGGGCTCGACGAGTGGGCCTGCGACAACCTGCTGTCCTACCTGCGCGAGCAGCGCGAGGCGACCCGGCACGTGCCGAGCGACCGCACGATCCTGGTGGAGCGGTTCCGCGACGAGCTGGGCGACTGGCGCCTCGTCGTGCACTCGCCGTTCGGGGCGCAGGTCAACGGGCCGTGGGCGCTGGCGATCGCCGCCCGGATGCGGGAGCGCCGCGGGGTCGAGGTGAGCGCGTCGGGCGCCGACGACGGGATCGTGCTGCGCCTCCCGGACGCCGTGGACGACAACGGCACCGAGGTCGTCCCGAGCGCCGAGGACGTGCTGCTGGAGCCGGGCGAGATCGAGCAGATCGTCGTCGCGGAGCTGGGGAACTCGGCGCTGTACGCGTCGCGGTTCCGGGAGTGCGCCGCGCGGGCGCTGCTGCTGCCCCGGCGCGACCCGGGCCGCCGCAGCCCGCTGTGGCAGCAGCGGCAGAAATCGGCGCAGCTGCTGAGCGTCGCGGGCAAGTTCGAGCAGTTCCCGATCACCCTGGAGGCGATGCGGGAGTGCGTGCAGGACGTCTACGACCTGCCCGGCCTGCGCGAGCTGATGGGCGACGTCGCCGCGCGGAAGGTGAAGGTCGCCGAGGTCGAGTCGTCGCAGCCGTCGCCGTTCGCACGCAGCCTGCTGTTCGGCTACGTCGGGATGTTCCTCTACGAGGCCGACGCGCCGCTGGCCGAGCGCCGCGCGGCCGCGCTGTCGCTGGACTCGACGCTGCTGGCGGAACTGCTCGGCTCCGAGGCGATCCGGGAGCTGCTCGATCCGGAGATGCTGGCCGAGATCGAGGGCCAGCTGCAGCGCACCGACCCGGACCGGCACGCCCGCGACATGGAGGGCACCGCGGACCTGCTCCGCTTCGTCGGTGACCTGTCCGAGGCCGACGGGCGGGCCCGCGGTGTCGACCCGGCGTGGCTGGCGCAGCTGGAGCGCGACCGCCGGGCGCTGCGGGTGCGGATCGCCGGCGAGGAACGGTTCGTCGCGATCGAGGACGCCGGCCGGATCCGGGACGCGCTGGGCACGGCGCTGCCGGTCGGGGTGCCGGAGGCGTTCACCGAGCCGGTGCCCGACCCGCTCGGGGATCTCGTGCTGCGCTGGGCGCGCACGCACGGGCCGTTCACCGCCGCCGAGCTCGCCCGCCGCTTCGGGCTGGGCGTGGCCGTGGTCGCCGGGGTGCTGGAGCGGCTCACCGGCACCGGTCGGCTGATGAAGGGCGAGCTGCGCCCGCAGGCGTCGGTGCCCGCCGGTTCCGGCGGCGAGCTGGAGTACTGCGACGCCGAGGTGCTGCGACGGCTGCGGCGCGCGTCGCTGGCGAAGCTGCGGCACGAGGTCGAGCCCGTCGAGCAGCGGGCGCTGGGCCGGTTCCTGCCGCAGTGGCAGGGCGTCCAGGTGCGGTCGGGCTCCGAGCGGCGAGGCCGGGTGCGCCGCGCACCGGGTGCCGAGGACGTGCTCGGTGTGGTCGAGCAGCTCGCCGGGGCGCCGCTGCCGGCGAGCGCGGTCGAGTCGCTGGTGCTGCCGGCCCGGCTGCCGGGCTACACCCCCGCGCTGCTCGACGAGCTGACCGCCTCCGGTGAGGTGACCTGGGTCGGGTGCGGCGCACTGTCCGGGCAGGACGGCTGGCTGGCGCTGGCCCCGGCCGACGTGGCGGATCTGCTGCTGCCCGCCCCCGACCTGGACACCGCGGGCACTCCGCTGCACACCGCGGTGCTGGCCGCGCTCGGGCTGACCGACCCGGCCGCGCTGACCGATCCGGAGGCCGCACCGGACTCCGGGGGCGGCGCGCTGTTCTTCCGCGAGCTCGCGACCCGGGCCGGGGTGCTGCTGACCGAGCAGGACGAACCGGCCCCTTCCGACGACGACGTCGTCGCCGCCGTCTGGGACCTGGTCTGGGCGGGTGCGCTCACCAACGACACGCTCGGCCCGCTGCGGGCCCGGCTGTCCGGGGGCGGCGGACGGCGTGGCGCGTCCGGGCGGCAGGGCGGGGCGCACCGCACGGCACGCCGACCGGCCCGCGGGCGCTATGCGCAGCTGCGTGCGGGGCGGCCGTCGATGCCCAGCCGGACCGGGCCGCCGTCGGTCGGCGGGCGCTGGTCGGTGGCCGTGCCGCGCGAGCCCGACCCGACCCGCCGTGCGCACGCCACCGCGGAGGCGTTCCTGGAGCGCCACGGCGTGCTGACCCGGGGCGCGTTGGGCACCGAACGGGTCACCGGCGGGTTCGCCGCGGTCTACAAGGTGCTCCGGGCGATGGAGGAGTCCGGCCGGTGCCGGCGCGGCTACATCGTCGAGGGGCTGGGCGCGGCGCAGTTCGCGGTACCGGGCGCGATCGACCGGGTCCGGGCCCTCGCCGGGACCGACGGCGGCCCCTCCCCCGCCCCGCCGACCGGTCCGCGCCGCCTCGGGGCCGGGCCGGGCGCGGTCGTCGCCGACCCCACCGACCGCGCCGGTTCCGCCGACCCGGCCGGGTCCGTGGACCCGACCGGGGACGGCGAGCCCCTGCCCGACGACCTCTCCGGCGACGCAGCCGGGTTGCCGGGCTCCGACCTCTCCGGCGACGTTGCGGGGCCCCAGCCGGGCGACGACCCGTACGCGGAGGTGCCCGACGACCTGCGCGGCGGCCTGGGCGGGCTCGGCGGCGCCGGCCGCCACGGCGAGTTCGACGGCGCCGGTCGCCGCCCGCAGGCGCCGCGGGAGGCGTGGCGCGAGCTGTCCCGGGTGGTGCTCGCCGCCACCGACCCCGCCCAGCCCTACGGCGCGGCCCTGCCCTGGCCGGACACGACCGGCGAGACCCGGCACCGCCCCGGTCGCAAGGCCGGCGCCCTGGTCACCCTGGTCGACGGGGCGCCCGCGCTCTACGTCGAACGGGGCGGGAAGTCGCTGCTGTCGTTCACCGAGGACCGCGACGAGCTGCGCGCCGGCGCCGAGTCGCTCGCCGGGGCGGTGCACGAGGGCTGGCTCGGGTCGCTCGCCGTGGAGCGCGCCGACGGGCAGGACTCGCTGGTCTCGGCGCTGTCCGAGGTGCTCACCGAGGCCGGGTTCCGGGTGACGCCGAAGGGGCTGCGGCTGCGGGCCTGA